From Rudanella lutea DSM 19387, a single genomic window includes:
- a CDS encoding DUF2829 domain-containing protein: MHTYSVALDAVKVGKRIARAGWNGKGMFVFQRPGDTLSCNIITNVKSLPDSVKTFLVAQERDILFLPYLCMYAADGSIVNGWLASQTDMLADDWTILD, from the coding sequence ATGCATACGTATTCGGTGGCTCTTGATGCCGTCAAAGTGGGTAAGCGCATTGCCCGTGCGGGCTGGAACGGTAAAGGAATGTTTGTATTTCAGCGCCCTGGTGACACATTATCCTGTAACATAATCACGAACGTGAAGTCGTTGCCTGATAGCGTAAAAACGTTTCTGGTAGCTCAGGAGCGCGACATTTTGTTTCTGCCCTATTTATGCATGTACGCGGCTGATGGGTCGATTGTAAATGGGTGGCTGGCCTCCCAAACGGATATGTTAGCCGACGACTGGACCATTCTTGACTAA
- a CDS encoding glucosaminidase domain-containing protein, translating into MNTVRYVWEQMLKPVFSPVQISILLVIVLAGLLDKRCSKPAPAPARIDSTAYYKQLEQQTRLTAELERKINYHNALIKELYERQDSIDRAVDELSGDALQREIDRQFNNPGLAPPARPAPHRVDRGRGAAGPPVQKPIRNSGGSISAERGTIIVAGYGPEANGFDCLPLEQSPAIDQYSATDLPAGLRNEPAETARSQVGELGVAGRGSRGAGAQAARCTRLWQLIRAQGYVYPDVAWAISAVETGYWSEQTAVMKAHNLFAFKANRRRNYVAVGKGGYVVFASRQACLDDYGAYEQAVIQKYGLCSRRAYLAHICQRFCPNPRYRRQLDLAFQKLAAIGRTT; encoded by the coding sequence ATGAACACGGTACGCTACGTGTGGGAGCAGATGCTGAAGCCGGTGTTTTCTCCTGTTCAGATTTCGATTCTGCTGGTGATCGTGCTCGCCGGCCTGCTGGATAAGCGGTGTAGTAAGCCCGCTCCGGCACCGGCCCGGATCGACTCGACGGCCTACTACAAGCAGCTGGAGCAGCAGACCCGCCTGACGGCCGAGCTGGAGCGGAAGATAAACTACCACAACGCACTAATTAAAGAGCTTTATGAACGTCAGGATTCTATTGATCGGGCTGTTGATGAGCTGTCTGGTGACGCTCTGCAACGCGAAATCGACCGGCAGTTTAACAACCCTGGACTCGCTCCGCCGGCTCGACCCGCGCCCCATCGGGTTGACCGAGGCCGGGGCGCGGCTGGCCCTCCAGTACAAAAGCCGATACGAAACAGCGGTGGCAGTATTAGCGCAGAAAGAGGGACAATTATCGTTGCAGGCTACGGCCCTGAAGCAAATGGATTCGACTGTTTACCGCTTGAACAAAGCCCTGCAATCGACCAGTACTCAGCTACAGACTTGCCAGCAGGATTACGAAACGAACCGGCAGAAACGGCGCGCAGCCAGGTTGGAGAACTGGGCGTGGCGGGTCGGGGTAGCCGTGGCGCTGGGGCTCAGGCTGCGCGCTGTACTCGTTTGTGGCAACTGATCCGGGCGCAGGGGTACGTGTATCCGGATGTGGCCTGGGCGATTAGTGCGGTTGAAACGGGGTACTGGTCGGAGCAAACGGCCGTGATGAAAGCCCACAACCTGTTTGCCTTTAAAGCGAACCGCCGTCGCAACTACGTAGCGGTCGGGAAAGGGGGGTACGTGGTATTTGCCAGTCGGCAGGCGTGCCTGGATGATTATGGCGCTTACGAGCAGGCGGTTATTCAGAAGTACGGGCTCTGCTCGAGACGCGCTTATCTGGCGCATATCTGCCAGCGGTTCTGTCCTAACCCGCGCTACCGCCGTCAGCTAGATTTGGCTTTTCAAAAATTGGCCGCTATTGGTCGAACCACTTAA
- a CDS encoding phage tail tape measure protein: protein MQLKEEAVFTLKYDGKPVINQLGELEQRLKDAKVAQSELTRGTKEWAENKALVKQLEADIKQVREEMGASGMTVQQLKGYYDQLNREIQKLTPGTEAYQKKAAEMVEVNTLLTNHRETIKGVNQEVEKQPSLWERAKATATGFLAGFGATELLERAFSFVQDGIKKALELTDQMSGVAKATNLSTEAVAELSGELDKIDTRSTKESLMDIAQIGGQLGVANEELLGFVKSVDMANVALGDEFSGGAEEVSAKLGGLQKLFKETKDLQAGEAIEKIGSAINELGAAGSATGPVVADFTARMGQLGDLSPQIAETMGLGAAFQELGLSAEIASGGLTNILLTAAKDTATFAQQLGITRDEMKQLINTNPNEFLLRLAESLKNVPADQLATRLDDLGIKSQEATKVMSLLKDQTQMVREKQDLANKAMAEGTSLQKEFNTVNNNAAAEYDKSQKALALLATNIGQALLPAITTGTRGLVAFVNIIRAVPEFVSENRTSFAALGLAVLAFNGHLIAATATSIGHAAAEKARLIWTQSATVAQTALNVAMTSNPIGVVVAAVALLVAGFTALYNNSSTVRGIISGTWEAMKTGVSLVADLTNRFADWIKQGLEPLQPALTTVGGWLSNIWDLVKAGAGFVYDLHMAFVDMVGNGLGRISAGLAPVRTALANFWGLIDTGITKIKQIGGAIASFLHVDDVVNTVKSAAGKIGDAFNKGYGDKLNEDRPKQLAAHQKHLDDKKGAEQKTAGQLVDIVTTSEQKAIDRKAAQNDKHRESELKKAADKAQKEKEDQIRANDEANKAIETARINAITNDLEREKAKLEFKYQQELAAIEKSKASQSIKAVWEKALHDQLQRDKDKAETDYRAKQEKEEAETAKRILDLKVRLSGDEKADKLQKLEDVAAAQRAQVEKDVADETQKAQLLKQINENLIRDKEAVEADYRAKKAAQEQALQDNLYQATVADANARLVLAGNNAQAIYDAKKMRLDAEYEHNRQKLEREAAEEKAKNQALITDHDTRAQADKAIDDRLKSQLKANDVQYENDKTQLTRDKTEARRQNQQEFFDAVKKMMEGDFTTFSNLLMKKMAGEKKQLTESQQANVDKIDQVGSYFLLATQAMSKIAQIASEREIAKIKKEKDTQLAAWKEQYDKGLISKEEYEAGTDKINKEADAKIKEQQLKAWKRQQALDITQAVIHGAMAALKSLATMGFPLGLIGVAGAAAATAIQIALIKRQQPPQMARGGMIRNAGVPDGPRHGAGYGTSGLSVTRRDNGEEVAEMEGGEPIMVLSQRTYANNRRVVDALMHSSLHRNGAPIFRNGGIMGTDGGSYSDYVGRGRRFDNGGWMSDYVDTSGGSSDGGSYGGESASPENDAAMNEAQQVASVTNEQIEKSQSQMDAIMKNTAETVLAVDKMGAYLANEFTTMVRDTAGQQMNAQDIAFTALINQARQQGDELRTSLDTNMKNLTDTMRQQGEQLILALETNMKNLGDTVRQQGTEQLTAIQNQTSTLKGSMDGQTGSLLGELRNQSGALGVIASKDLSVQTYVNVVNQIDVVANKSDFQ from the coding sequence ATGCAACTCAAAGAAGAAGCCGTTTTCACCCTAAAGTATGACGGTAAGCCGGTCATCAACCAGCTGGGTGAACTCGAACAGCGGCTAAAGGACGCCAAGGTCGCCCAGTCGGAGCTGACACGAGGTACCAAAGAATGGGCCGAAAACAAAGCCCTGGTGAAACAGCTCGAAGCGGATATTAAACAGGTCCGTGAGGAAATGGGGGCTTCGGGCATGACGGTGCAGCAGCTGAAAGGCTACTACGATCAGCTGAACCGCGAAATCCAGAAGCTGACGCCCGGCACCGAGGCTTATCAGAAAAAAGCGGCCGAAATGGTGGAGGTAAATACCCTCCTGACCAACCACCGCGAAACCATCAAAGGCGTTAATCAAGAGGTTGAAAAGCAACCCAGCCTGTGGGAACGGGCCAAAGCGACAGCCACGGGGTTTCTGGCTGGTTTTGGTGCGACCGAACTGCTTGAGCGCGCCTTCAGCTTCGTGCAGGACGGCATCAAAAAGGCCCTTGAGCTAACTGACCAGATGTCTGGCGTAGCCAAAGCGACTAACCTCAGTACCGAGGCCGTGGCTGAGTTGTCGGGAGAGCTGGACAAGATCGACACCCGTTCGACGAAAGAAAGCCTGATGGACATTGCGCAGATCGGGGGGCAGCTGGGCGTGGCCAACGAGGAATTGCTGGGCTTTGTGAAGTCGGTCGATATGGCCAACGTGGCGCTGGGCGACGAGTTTTCGGGCGGAGCTGAAGAGGTGAGCGCCAAACTGGGTGGGCTTCAGAAGCTGTTCAAGGAGACCAAAGACCTCCAGGCCGGGGAGGCCATCGAAAAGATTGGCTCAGCCATTAACGAGCTGGGGGCAGCAGGCTCCGCCACCGGGCCAGTGGTGGCCGACTTCACGGCCCGCATGGGTCAGTTGGGCGATTTGTCTCCACAGATCGCCGAAACGATGGGCCTCGGAGCTGCCTTTCAGGAGTTGGGTTTGTCGGCCGAGATTGCTTCGGGTGGTCTGACGAATATTCTGCTGACGGCCGCTAAGGACACGGCCACGTTCGCGCAGCAGCTGGGCATTACCCGCGATGAGATGAAGCAGCTCATCAATACCAATCCGAACGAGTTTCTGTTGCGCCTGGCGGAGTCGCTGAAGAATGTGCCCGCTGATCAGCTGGCTACCCGGCTCGACGATCTGGGCATTAAGTCGCAGGAGGCTACCAAGGTGATGAGCTTGCTGAAAGACCAAACCCAGATGGTTCGGGAAAAGCAGGACCTGGCTAACAAGGCAATGGCCGAGGGTACCAGCTTGCAGAAAGAGTTTAATACCGTGAACAACAATGCCGCAGCCGAGTACGACAAATCGCAGAAGGCCCTGGCGTTGTTGGCTACCAATATTGGGCAAGCCCTGCTGCCCGCCATCACGACGGGTACGCGTGGGCTGGTGGCATTTGTGAATATCATCCGGGCGGTACCCGAGTTTGTGAGCGAGAACCGCACCAGTTTTGCCGCGTTGGGTCTGGCTGTGCTGGCCTTTAACGGGCATCTGATTGCGGCCACGGCCACGAGTATTGGGCATGCTGCGGCCGAAAAGGCGCGCCTGATCTGGACGCAATCAGCCACGGTAGCCCAAACGGCGCTCAACGTGGCCATGACCAGCAACCCCATTGGCGTGGTGGTGGCTGCGGTGGCGCTGCTGGTGGCTGGCTTTACGGCCCTTTACAACAACAGCTCGACGGTACGGGGGATTATTTCGGGTACGTGGGAGGCTATGAAAACAGGGGTTAGCCTGGTGGCCGACCTGACGAACCGTTTTGCGGATTGGATTAAGCAGGGCCTGGAGCCGTTGCAACCGGCGTTGACCACGGTGGGCGGGTGGTTGTCGAACATCTGGGACCTGGTTAAAGCCGGAGCCGGTTTTGTGTACGACCTGCACATGGCCTTTGTGGATATGGTGGGTAATGGTCTGGGCCGGATCAGTGCAGGCCTGGCACCGGTGCGCACGGCTCTGGCTAACTTCTGGGGCCTGATCGATACCGGCATTACGAAGATCAAGCAGATCGGGGGGGCTATTGCTTCGTTTTTGCACGTCGACGATGTGGTCAACACGGTAAAATCCGCAGCGGGTAAGATCGGAGATGCCTTCAATAAAGGGTACGGCGATAAGCTGAACGAAGACCGGCCGAAGCAGCTGGCCGCGCACCAGAAACACCTCGATGATAAAAAAGGGGCGGAGCAAAAAACGGCGGGTCAGCTGGTGGATATCGTCACGACGTCGGAGCAGAAAGCGATTGACCGCAAAGCCGCCCAGAATGATAAGCACCGGGAGTCGGAGCTGAAGAAAGCCGCTGATAAGGCCCAGAAGGAAAAAGAAGACCAGATTCGGGCGAATGATGAAGCCAATAAGGCCATCGAAACCGCCCGGATCAATGCGATCACGAATGACCTGGAGCGCGAAAAAGCGAAGCTGGAGTTTAAATATCAGCAGGAGCTAGCCGCCATTGAGAAAAGTAAAGCGAGCCAGAGCATCAAAGCCGTTTGGGAAAAGGCCCTGCACGATCAGCTCCAGCGCGACAAAGACAAGGCCGAAACCGACTACCGCGCCAAGCAGGAAAAGGAGGAAGCTGAAACGGCCAAACGGATACTCGATCTGAAGGTTCGGCTATCCGGTGATGAGAAGGCCGATAAGCTGCAAAAGCTGGAAGACGTGGCTGCGGCTCAGCGCGCCCAGGTGGAAAAAGATGTGGCCGACGAAACCCAGAAGGCCCAGTTGCTGAAGCAGATCAACGAGAACCTGATCCGGGACAAAGAGGCCGTGGAGGCCGACTACCGGGCGAAGAAAGCCGCACAGGAGCAGGCCCTACAGGATAATCTGTACCAGGCTACGGTGGCCGACGCTAACGCCCGGCTGGTGTTGGCGGGCAACAACGCGCAGGCGATCTACGATGCCAAAAAGATGCGGCTCGATGCCGAGTATGAGCACAACCGTCAAAAGCTGGAGCGCGAAGCAGCCGAAGAAAAAGCCAAAAATCAGGCCCTCATTACCGACCACGATACCCGAGCGCAGGCGGATAAGGCCATCGACGACCGGTTGAAGTCGCAACTGAAGGCCAATGACGTGCAGTACGAGAATGATAAGACCCAGCTGACCCGCGACAAAACCGAAGCCCGCCGGCAGAATCAGCAGGAGTTTTTTGATGCCGTCAAGAAAATGATGGAAGGGGACTTTACGACCTTTTCCAACCTGTTGATGAAGAAGATGGCCGGGGAGAAAAAGCAGCTCACCGAGTCGCAGCAGGCCAATGTGGATAAGATTGACCAGGTAGGCTCGTACTTTCTGCTGGCAACGCAGGCCATGTCGAAAATCGCGCAGATTGCCTCGGAGCGGGAGATTGCCAAGATCAAGAAAGAGAAAGATACCCAGCTGGCGGCCTGGAAGGAGCAGTACGATAAGGGGTTAATTTCGAAGGAAGAGTACGAAGCGGGTACCGACAAAATCAATAAAGAGGCTGACGCTAAAATTAAGGAGCAGCAGCTGAAAGCCTGGAAACGGCAGCAGGCTCTCGACATCACGCAGGCCGTGATTCACGGGGCAATGGCGGCTTTGAAGTCGCTGGCCACAATGGGTTTCCCGCTCGGCCTGATTGGTGTGGCCGGTGCCGCAGCAGCCACGGCTATTCAGATCGCCCTCATTAAGCGGCAACAGCCCCCGCAAATGGCACGGGGTGGTATGATCCGAAACGCCGGCGTGCCCGATGGCCCGCGTCACGGGGCCGGGTATGGTACGAGTGGGTTGAGTGTGACCCGGCGCGATAACGGCGAAGAGGTGGCCGAGATGGAAGGGGGCGAGCCGATCATGGTGCTGTCGCAGCGAACCTATGCCAACAACCGTCGGGTGGTAGATGCCCTGATGCACTCGTCGCTACACCGTAACGGCGCACCGATTTTCCGGAATGGGGGTATCATGGGTACGGATGGCGGCTCGTACAGCGATTACGTGGGCCGTGGCCGCCGTTTCGATAACGGGGGCTGGATGAGCGATTACGTGGATACGTCGGGTGGTAGTAGCGATGGTGGCTCGTACGGTGGAGAATCGGCCTCGCCGGAGAACGATGCGGCCATGAATGAAGCCCAGCAGGTAGCCAGCGTCACCAACGAGCAGATCGAAAAGTCGCAGTCCCAAATGGATGCGATCATGAAGAATACGGCCGAGACCGTATTGGCCGTGGATAAAATGGGTGCGTACCTGGCCAATGAGTTTACGACCATGGTGCGGGATACGGCGGGTCAGCAGATGAACGCTCAGGACATTGCGTTTACGGCGCTGATCAATCAGGCCCGGCAGCAGGGCGACGAGCTGCGCACCTCGCTCGATACGAACATGAAGAACCTGACCGATACAATGCGGCAACAGGGCGAGCAGCTCATTCTGGCTCTGGAAACGAACATGAAGAACCTGGGCGATACGGTACGGCAGC
- a CDS encoding terminase large subunit domain-containing protein, whose translation MSKEAIIRLNPKQLLFHQTVTANQADYLKEGVGYQGGFRATFQGGRGSGKSRTLIHLLAESAFQLPRAKAGLAGLTFRQVQDIILSQSSSVFEEHGLHEYNSKTGFGHYVINRRPPEHWKSAWNTIRTYDNSLVFANGYTVQFVSADRPETIRGANFDQLLIDESATIKEEFYNKVLRPTVRANKHIYKDARPGRKGLNHPLHWLIADFTSVPWTPQGNWIFKTEELQKEKPGRYYFQEATAYDNLEFLPGSFIEDQREACGDELTFNMEILNQRLTRVGSGFYHSLDTARHVYPQSFSYEYDDLKRLYVHRRTDYDPNAPIESSWDFNAEFTSMLVCQDARSEYRFIDVLFVKTAKDTSMVEKLAADFADKYKDHKRKVIHIYGDNGANKKDAGRNKTYFELLKAVLKKAGWTVVDQVQSAYPAYHVRYRVINGLLQETNIRLPKIRINETACKSLLISLQSAPIDGTTFEKIKLSERNKALPQEYATHLSDCFDYILFKKFSAYVTGSGVRTGGIVIR comes from the coding sequence ATGAGTAAGGAGGCTATCATTCGGCTCAATCCCAAGCAGCTCCTATTCCACCAAACGGTAACGGCCAACCAGGCCGATTACCTAAAAGAAGGGGTAGGCTATCAGGGCGGTTTCCGTGCAACGTTTCAGGGAGGTAGGGGTTCGGGTAAATCCCGAACCCTCATACACCTACTGGCCGAGTCGGCCTTTCAGCTCCCCAGGGCGAAGGCCGGTTTGGCTGGCTTGACGTTCCGTCAGGTGCAGGATATCATTCTGTCGCAGTCGAGCAGTGTCTTCGAAGAGCACGGCCTGCACGAATACAACTCCAAAACTGGTTTTGGGCATTACGTCATCAACCGGCGACCGCCTGAGCACTGGAAATCGGCCTGGAACACAATCCGCACCTACGACAACAGCCTGGTGTTCGCCAACGGGTACACGGTGCAGTTCGTGTCCGCCGACCGGCCCGAAACGATCCGGGGAGCCAACTTTGACCAGCTGCTCATCGACGAGTCGGCCACGATCAAGGAAGAGTTTTACAATAAGGTGCTCCGTCCGACGGTGCGCGCCAATAAGCACATCTACAAAGATGCCCGGCCTGGTCGCAAAGGCTTAAACCACCCCCTACACTGGCTAATCGCTGATTTTACGTCGGTACCGTGGACGCCCCAGGGAAACTGGATTTTCAAAACCGAGGAACTGCAAAAAGAGAAGCCTGGGCGCTACTACTTTCAAGAGGCTACGGCCTACGATAACCTGGAGTTTTTGCCGGGGTCATTTATCGAAGATCAGCGCGAGGCCTGCGGTGATGAGCTGACGTTTAACATGGAGATCCTGAATCAGCGCCTGACACGTGTAGGGTCGGGATTTTACCACAGCCTGGATACCGCCCGCCATGTTTACCCCCAGTCGTTTAGCTATGAGTACGATGACCTGAAGCGGCTATACGTACACCGGCGTACCGATTACGACCCCAACGCGCCTATCGAGTCGAGTTGGGATTTCAACGCTGAGTTTACCTCGATGCTCGTCTGTCAGGATGCCCGTTCAGAATACCGCTTTATCGATGTGCTGTTTGTGAAGACCGCTAAGGATACCTCAATGGTGGAGAAATTGGCGGCTGATTTTGCTGATAAGTACAAGGATCATAAGCGTAAGGTTATCCACATCTATGGGGATAACGGTGCGAATAAGAAGGATGCTGGACGTAACAAGACCTATTTCGAGTTACTCAAAGCCGTACTGAAGAAAGCTGGTTGGACAGTCGTTGATCAGGTTCAATCCGCCTATCCCGCTTATCATGTTCGGTATCGTGTTATCAATGGCTTATTGCAAGAGACCAACATACGCTTGCCTAAGATTCGAATCAACGAAACCGCATGCAAGTCGCTTCTTATATCACTTCAAAGCGCACCAATCGACGGAACAACCTTCGAGAAGATCAAGCTCTCAGAGCGTAACAAGGCATTGCCGCAAGAGTATGCAACGCACTTAAGCGACTGCTTCGATTACATCTTATTTAAGAAGTTCTCGGCTTACGTGACCGGCTCAGGCGTACGGACTGGCGGCATCGTGATCCGGTAG
- a CDS encoding DUF5977 domain-containing protein, with product MDALATLNYLSLRLTGNPMAYIIDAVPDSIGDRLQLVYCVGLNLPRSFGSGEYTELIKLPGREYPPRDEFGATVYPGASFDLALFLDDRLVHSPPVLGQVGFVTCSGQTTPFYVRQWVENGGALVAGTDKTLALEYALKGRLSVEQFAVWGDQFFTTYLAQSRQFLSWQPAEKWVDVAQPEWLYYLVNFTPKPTELRLRVEVVYSDGTSETLTLATTTGVTQYTVYSVAVGFAALGLASRETAEKWVHSYTVWIANEANARLSQARTYYVNRDYEANVLYLVYANSLGGFDTFRCTGQSSRQLTARGLTAQRALEPNYLPSTAELFSANRAADRSLTVATGLLDGDRLDAVSELVLAEEIYVVAKEGLVALLPVDTQLALQSDDEELAGRVLTYRYGKTEVGYSALPAPPVARARPTRWLPINTFCQVNENGVRTGYMGAASLELRYADDGSLVKPRKVKPNTPGTEGYTPPVLSAACAPTTTPYLNEFIEQLGTYLRSNCSPDQDARPATLTIAAGTYGAETVEQLQSRIDQALKEMDTQAYADLYGACLANPAGYTYSVPAGMFHYRGNLPTRLGIETSDFPWMGNAWTMQGRGAYCYATGTNDLDFPTAGFDASKWRLFTYGTAGRSARLRLYKNGTLYSDETFVFNSDGFGYHALFSGVSMASGDKLYVQLTDL from the coding sequence ATGGACGCTCTGGCTACACTAAATTATTTATCCCTGCGCCTGACGGGCAACCCGATGGCGTATATCATCGACGCCGTGCCCGATAGCATTGGCGACCGCCTTCAGCTGGTGTATTGCGTGGGCTTGAATTTGCCGCGCAGCTTTGGCTCGGGCGAATACACCGAGCTGATTAAGTTGCCCGGAAGGGAGTACCCCCCGCGCGATGAATTTGGCGCAACGGTTTACCCCGGAGCCTCGTTCGATCTGGCGTTGTTTCTCGACGACAGGCTGGTGCATAGCCCGCCGGTGTTGGGTCAGGTAGGTTTTGTGACCTGTTCGGGCCAGACAACCCCGTTTTATGTGCGGCAGTGGGTGGAAAATGGGGGGGCGCTGGTAGCCGGTACCGATAAGACGCTGGCGCTGGAGTATGCCCTGAAGGGACGGTTGAGCGTGGAGCAATTTGCGGTCTGGGGCGATCAGTTTTTTACAACCTACCTGGCCCAGAGTCGCCAATTTCTGAGCTGGCAACCGGCCGAAAAGTGGGTGGATGTGGCCCAGCCGGAATGGTTGTATTACCTGGTGAACTTTACGCCCAAACCAACTGAACTCCGCTTACGGGTGGAGGTGGTCTACAGCGACGGTACGAGCGAAACCCTGACGCTGGCCACGACCACCGGCGTAACCCAGTACACCGTGTACAGTGTTGCGGTTGGTTTTGCCGCGTTGGGTCTGGCGAGCCGCGAAACGGCCGAGAAGTGGGTGCATAGTTATACGGTCTGGATTGCCAACGAAGCGAATGCCCGGCTGAGCCAGGCCCGGACGTACTACGTGAACCGCGACTACGAGGCCAATGTGCTGTACCTGGTGTACGCGAATAGCCTGGGCGGCTTTGATACGTTTCGGTGCACGGGCCAGAGCAGTCGGCAGCTGACCGCGCGCGGGCTGACGGCTCAGCGCGCGCTGGAGCCCAATTATCTGCCGTCGACGGCGGAGCTGTTTTCGGCCAATCGGGCGGCCGACCGGAGCCTGACGGTGGCCACGGGCTTGCTCGATGGTGACCGGCTGGACGCGGTATCCGAGCTGGTGTTGGCCGAGGAAATCTACGTGGTGGCCAAAGAGGGGCTGGTGGCGCTGTTGCCCGTGGATACGCAGTTGGCTCTCCAGAGTGACGACGAAGAGCTGGCGGGCCGGGTGCTCACCTACCGCTACGGCAAAACGGAGGTCGGGTATTCGGCGTTGCCGGCACCCCCGGTGGCCCGCGCGCGGCCGACGCGTTGGCTCCCGATCAACACCTTTTGCCAGGTGAACGAGAACGGGGTTCGTACTGGCTACATGGGGGCGGCCAGTCTGGAGCTGCGGTATGCCGATGACGGGAGCCTGGTAAAACCGCGTAAAGTGAAGCCGAATACACCGGGTACCGAGGGGTACACCCCGCCGGTACTGAGTGCTGCCTGCGCGCCCACCACAACGCCGTATCTGAACGAGTTTATTGAGCAGTTGGGTACGTACCTACGGAGTAATTGTAGCCCGGATCAGGATGCCAGACCGGCTACACTGACTATTGCGGCTGGTACCTACGGAGCCGAAACAGTGGAGCAGCTTCAGAGCCGGATCGACCAGGCCTTGAAGGAGATGGATACGCAGGCCTACGCCGATCTGTACGGGGCATGCCTGGCTAATCCGGCCGGGTACACCTACAGCGTGCCGGCGGGCATGTTCCATTACCGGGGCAACCTGCCGACCCGACTGGGTATTGAGACGAGTGATTTTCCGTGGATGGGTAACGCCTGGACGATGCAGGGCCGTGGCGCGTACTGTTATGCGACGGGTACCAATGATCTGGATTTCCCGACGGCGGGCTTCGATGCGAGCAAATGGCGGTTGTTTACGTACGGTACGGCTGGCCGGTCGGCCCGGTTGCGGCTGTACAAGAACGGCACCTTGTACAGCGACGAGACGTTTGTATTCAACTCGGACGGGTTCGGGTATCACGCGTTGTTCTCGGGCGTGAGCATGGCAAGTGGCGATAAGCTGTACGTTCAACTAACCGACCTCTGA
- a CDS encoding DUF6712 family protein, which yields MIINDLETLRKYLGRAINASTTLAFIEPYIQLAQDEFILPALGVEMLAELEEQAASPNTLTESNAVLLPLVQRALAFYTYQKYLPYSIGSDGDKGMQEQGTDSTKPVRMGVLDMRRRETAENAANALERVLLQLHRNPDDYPTWTGSDAYREARSLFLHSASELTLFLPQVGGSYRLFTSLRAYLAGAERDILTVVGQAQFDRLKAVLVGDETGDAPTAALLRYVKNAVARVAYAKALYFLNVVQTPGGALRILSDFDGIYNQKAVSSADLEAAQRRSDNEAAGALNSLKEFLDDNAAQYPLYSDSPAASAPAPQQFPDNSKYKGIFRMR from the coding sequence ATGATTATCAACGACCTTGAGACCCTGCGCAAGTACCTGGGCCGCGCCATCAACGCATCGACCACGCTGGCGTTTATCGAACCCTATATCCAGCTGGCGCAGGATGAGTTTATTCTGCCGGCACTCGGCGTGGAAATGCTGGCCGAACTGGAAGAGCAGGCAGCTAGCCCAAACACCCTGACGGAGTCGAATGCGGTGCTGCTCCCGCTGGTGCAGCGTGCACTGGCCTTCTACACCTATCAGAAGTATTTGCCCTACAGCATCGGTAGCGATGGCGATAAGGGCATGCAGGAGCAGGGTACCGACAGCACTAAGCCGGTTCGGATGGGTGTGCTCGATATGCGCCGTCGGGAAACGGCCGAGAATGCCGCCAACGCCCTGGAGCGTGTGTTGCTCCAGCTGCACCGGAACCCGGACGATTACCCGACCTGGACGGGCTCCGACGCGTACCGGGAGGCCCGGTCGCTGTTTCTGCATTCGGCCTCGGAACTGACCCTGTTTTTGCCCCAGGTTGGGGGTAGCTACCGGCTGTTTACGTCGTTGCGGGCCTACCTGGCTGGTGCCGAACGGGATATTCTGACCGTGGTGGGGCAAGCGCAGTTTGACCGGCTAAAGGCCGTGCTGGTAGGAGACGAAACCGGTGACGCGCCGACGGCGGCTTTGCTGCGGTACGTAAAAAATGCGGTGGCCCGCGTGGCGTACGCCAAAGCCCTGTATTTCCTCAATGTGGTGCAGACGCCCGGCGGTGCGTTACGGATTCTGTCGGATTTCGACGGCATCTATAACCAGAAAGCGGTTTCGTCGGCCGATCTGGAAGCGGCTCAGCGCCGATCTGACAATGAAGCCGCCGGTGCGCTCAATAGCCTGAAGGAGTTTCTGGACGATAACGCAGCCCAGTACCCGCTCTACAGCGATAGCCCGGCGGCTTCGGCCCCGGCTCCCCAGCAGTTCCCCGACAACTCGAAATACAAAGGCATCTTCCGGATGCGCTAA